A segment of the Nostoc sp. TCL26-01 genome:
ATCGCGCCATTTTTTATCGATATCTTCTAAACGCCTCATCCCCCCAAACTCAGTGATTAACGCTTGTAAATCTCGCTGATAGTTATGCAATTCATGCTGTAAAGCATCTAACCAATCACGACTACTTTTGATGGAGAAATTAGGCTCACTAGGGGTAAGTAATTGAGCTAGATAATCATCAATATGATTCTTCAGTTCTTTACTAATATTGGGAGAAGCTTGCAGTAGTTTTGTCAACCAAATGCCCCGATTACTTTCTGTTTCTCCTGGTTGGACTTTACGGAATTGCTCACGTAACTCTCTGGGTAATTGTTGACGAATGTTTTGGCGATCGTCTTTATTTTGACATTCATCAATCGCCCGTTCCAATTTATTTTTCCAACCGTTGATAGTACTACTAAAATTCTTACTGTTATCTTCTACCGACTCGGCTATTTTGGTAATTAAGCCATCCTTTCTCGCTAAGTCATTATGCCAACGAGACTGAATCAAAAACTGTTCTAGTAGCTTCAGAGGATCTGGACTTTGACCTTTGCTGCTTAACCAAAATTTCACCAGTGCTAAACTGACCTGGGTTAAGGCAATCTGCACAATTGTATCACGGGGAAAATAAATTGCTGCCAATCCAAATGTTAAATAACGCTGTCCATTGGGACGTGGATGTTTATCCCATTGAATCATGTGTTGGAGAAAATTATCTCTATTGCCCTTAATTACAGGTGCTAACTCACCAGAAAAATCTAGGGCAATCTTATGAGCAATCACATTACATAACTTCCCTTGTCCCAAAATTTGATACTCACCTCTAGTTTGATGAGATATCAAATAAGTATAGTCAAATGGTGGTCGCTTTTCCTGAATGACTACTAAATTTTCAATATCATAACAGGCGGTAAATCTTGTTCCTGGAGTGCTGTAATAATTTAATTCCTTAAGTGCAGCGTAAGTATTCGCACTCATGCTAGGAGTATTACCATACAATTCTGGACTTGTGACTAAATAGCTGACAATTTGAGCGCTGTCATCACCATAAAGCTGTCTCAAACTATAAGCAACATCCAAAAACATTCCGCTTCCTGTACCACCACACAAAGAACCAATGACAAAAATATTTAATCCTGGTTCAACTCTTAAACTAGGTTTATGATTCAGTAATAAAGACTCATGTCCTCTAGTACGTCTTTCTGCACTTTCTATTGCAGTTTTAATTTTTTGATAATTGTGAAAAAATGCTAATCTCCCAACAGGCCTAATCCCTTTTGCGCCTTCTTCAACTGCTTTAATATTGCGTAATAACTGGGGAGGAAACCATCGACCAATATGGTCATAAGGGCCATGACGAGTATATTCTGAACGCCGTTCTAGTCCTTCCACAAACATAGTTACTTCCTTGGTGGACATAGTAGCGCTGACTTTTTCGGCTTCACGGAAACTCAGGTCAACACCATGATAAGTACTACCTGTGCGAATTCCTACTACTTGTGTTGCCGCTTTATCGGTGTCAATGTGAACAAAACTGACGATGGGTAAGTTGCTTAAATCTCCATAGCGGTCAACAATTAATCGGCGAATTCGCATCAAAACATCCCGGCCAGTACCACCCAAACCAATACAAACCGTGCGGTTAATTCCTCGATATTGCTGTTCATTTGTAGTTGCTTGACTCATGAGATGCGCCTCTAGCCGCTATTTTTTCACTTTAATAATGATCTCGTAATCACTCTGCCGAACATCTGGACAATTTAAGCGAAACCGAGAACTAGATATCAAAGTCCGGGATGTAATTTCTCGTCCTTGATAATAAATTTGGGCTGACTCTGTAGGGATTAAATAAAGTTTTTCACCTTGACGTTCTAAATATCCTCTGACTTCTGCACCTGGACAATCAATAGCATCTACACAAGTAGGATCATATTCACCAATGGCAATACGTTTCTGGTTTGGTAGTCTACATTTTTGGTCTTCAGGTTTGGCTGTGGCTTCAAAGTCTACTATTAATTCCCACTTTCTTTGTACCCGATAAATTTTCCATATCAGTCCCGATATAATAGTTAAAATCGCCAGGGAAATCAATCCAGGTAGCCATAATTTGTGAGTTAAATAAGGCGTAACTAAACAAGTTTCTTGATTACCCGGTGCAGGGGTACAAAATTCTTGGACAGTAGGCTGGATATCGACAACAGTCAGTTTATATGCTTTATTATCTTTGGTGGTGATGGATTGCGATCGCTCTTGCAAAGGTAAAGCTTTGAGCCAGTCCTGTCGCTGCTGACTTTCTAGAGATGAAGCTAGACGAAAAGGACTATCAGCCGGAGTTTCTACCCACACTGATGAGGGAATTCCCTTGGGAGTAAATAAAGGTGCATCTGTAATCCAAACTACTGATTGTGGCTTGATTGCTTGCTGCTTTTGCAGACGGTTTTGATTAATTTGAGCAATCCCTTGATAAATAGTTAACTCAGCTCTTTGAATATCTGTACCATAACGAAGAGGATCAGCAACAAAGGGAATTTTCGCTAATATTTTGTCAAGATTTTCTTTATTCTTACTTTGAAAATATATCGGTGTTCCCAGGGGGTTGTCTGCTGTTGTCAACTCACCAACATTTACATCCCTGGCAAAAGGTACAACGTATACATAATCACCAGCTTTAAGACTATCTTCGACAATTTGCCGTAAACGTATCCGACCTTCATCATTTAATCCCACACTTTCCGTCAAATCAATTGCCAAGACAACATCTCTTCCGCCTCCCAAAACGGAAACTATGTTTAAACCGATTGCTTGGATATGGTTAGGCGATTGTCCGGGAATAATTCGTGTAGTTGTCACAAGCAGCGCAGCCTATCAGATCACATATCAACGCCGCATAGATACCTGAAAAATGCCATTTTGATGAATTTGGCTATGTACTGAACATTAACTATGATTAAAAATAATAATTTCAGGTTATTGAGGTCAGCCAAGGCGGATACATAGTGATTTTACCATAAAGTCTGGGCAATAGTCATGTGTTGATTATAACCGGGTAATCTGCAACCACTTTTAAAGAAATGTAAACAGATCAAAACATCTTTCACTTCTAGTGACAAATTCCTTTGTAGTAAAAAAGTAATTTATTTAACCACAAAGGTACAGAGGCACAAAGTTAAGTAGCTGGTAAGATAGGCTTACCCTGATTAAACAAGGATTATTACCGCTTAATTTAAAACTTCCCCTCTCTTTAAATCTTTGCTTTTACCGTTGATCCCCAATTGGTTATAGACAATCCCTGATATGTAAGCACTACCAATATCATTGAAATTTATAACACAAATATAAAAACATAATAAACATTATTTAGAGGTAAAAAGGGTTATAAGCTAGATACAATCACGGGTTTTAGGTTCACTACGTATTTATATCTAGAAGGAAAATATAGAGACAGAATTCAGCCCTAGACGGCATTAAAGATGAACCCAAATGAAACCCATTAATTCTTTAACATCTGCCTGTCGATATTGTCGCCATTACAAGCCAGAGGGTCGTCGTGGTGGAATGTGCCAACAGTTGGGAGCGCCTGTGCAAGCCGCTTGGAAAGCTTGCTCTTTAGCGTTACCACCTTTTGCGCCTTCTTGGGAAACTTTAGAAGATGCTTGGGGTTTGCCAGATGCTACACCAGTAGTACAGTCGGAAACTCTTGTGTCTGATTTAGAAAATGCTACTTTCGCTTTTGTTGAGGAAAAAACTACTTTTACTCCTGAACCAACGAAAGCTGAAGCCGTCTTCATCGCAGAAGTCAGAAGTGGGAAATAAAACAAGCCCTCTTGCTGGTTTTAAATCTTAGGGTCTCTACTTCTATTAGTTGTAAACTTTCATATCTAACCATTCATCATCTTACCTGACTGAGCTGACAGTCTGCGTAAAATTAAAATTTGCCTTTGAAAATTTCTGGTGCTGCAAAATTCAACATCTAAATCAAGGGAGTAGGGAGTCCCTAGCTAAAACGTAATTACGTAGGCGCAAGCCTTCCCACAGGTATTACGAATTACGAATTACGAATTACGAATTACGTGCGTTACTAGTGAATAACTCCCCATTCCCTACTTAAGGTAGCCAAGGGAAGGAACGAAAATTTGGTGGACGTTTTTCCAGGAAAGCTTGTTTTCCTTCGGAACCTTCTTCTGTCATGTAATAAAGTAAGGTGGCATTCCCAGCTAGTTCTTGTAAACCAGCTTGTCCATCACAATCAGCATTAAAAGCTGCCTTGAGACAACGAATCGCAATTGGGCTTTTTTCTAAAATTTCTTCAGCCCATTTAATACCTTCTGTTTCTAATTGGGTTACTGGAACCACACAATTTATCAAACCCATTTCTAAAGCTTGTTGAGCATCATATTGACGACAGAGAAACCAAATTTCTCTAGCTTTTTTTTGTCCGACAATGCGCGCGAGATAGCTAGCGCCGAAACCGCCGTCAAA
Coding sequences within it:
- a CDS encoding VWA domain-containing protein, with protein sequence MTTTRIIPGQSPNHIQAIGLNIVSVLGGGRDVVLAIDLTESVGLNDEGRIRLRQIVEDSLKAGDYVYVVPFARDVNVGELTTADNPLGTPIYFQSKNKENLDKILAKIPFVADPLRYGTDIQRAELTIYQGIAQINQNRLQKQQAIKPQSVVWITDAPLFTPKGIPSSVWVETPADSPFRLASSLESQQRQDWLKALPLQERSQSITTKDNKAYKLTVVDIQPTVQEFCTPAPGNQETCLVTPYLTHKLWLPGLISLAILTIISGLIWKIYRVQRKWELIVDFEATAKPEDQKCRLPNQKRIAIGEYDPTCVDAIDCPGAEVRGYLERQGEKLYLIPTESAQIYYQGREITSRTLISSSRFRLNCPDVRQSDYEIIIKVKK
- a CDS encoding tubulin-like doman-containing protein; its protein translation is MSQATTNEQQYRGINRTVCIGLGGTGRDVLMRIRRLIVDRYGDLSNLPIVSFVHIDTDKAATQVVGIRTGSTYHGVDLSFREAEKVSATMSTKEVTMFVEGLERRSEYTRHGPYDHIGRWFPPQLLRNIKAVEEGAKGIRPVGRLAFFHNYQKIKTAIESAERRTRGHESLLLNHKPSLRVEPGLNIFVIGSLCGGTGSGMFLDVAYSLRQLYGDDSAQIVSYLVTSPELYGNTPSMSANTYAALKELNYYSTPGTRFTACYDIENLVVIQEKRPPFDYTYLISHQTRGEYQILGQGKLCNVIAHKIALDFSGELAPVIKGNRDNFLQHMIQWDKHPRPNGQRYLTFGLAAIYFPRDTIVQIALTQVSLALVKFWLSSKGQSPDPLKLLEQFLIQSRWHNDLARKDGLITKIAESVEDNSKNFSSTINGWKNKLERAIDECQNKDDRQNIRQQLPRELREQFRKVQPGETESNRGIWLTKLLQASPNISKELKNHIDDYLAQLLTPSEPNFSIKSSRDWLDALQHELHNYQRDLQALITEFGGMRRLEDIDKKWRDADQIIEDIEQKASIPFLNNKNTQVQIEAKRAIQEVSRLIKHNFDLTVSQEALKIVNELQKYVQAIANQLTAFSRLIEDLQTTYEKQDSDLRQMNFDEMSGEAIFDSEDIERCYQTMLPEDDFRGQLVLASTAITEATGRGQSLAIFIDKERSTQDYLQTEIDLKVDSLFTSRVGNIVNSVIKRFMQKYPLANRSTRLGQIMQEAEPLLRLNLSDPYFREDPAKSSKLIGFKDTDEAEVRQFKTLLAQDLGVEASILKPTQADDEILIVNEYAGFPLRLISNLERMRNPYLREQNSATSFLHNDYQAAFPDIIPPDAIAMEKLEDIFYPALAFGLLEQNPENQHLEFSYYDELRGIHNIASLSPEWNQSLEKLANHQDMTEALEQLLNQEIGLIERQPELWENAYLPKLRKFVQAVDNLPEDSANYPYKFTVVGTSASTDPTAKEGIINRFQKKMKQRFTLSSTPSFAPSKNLSNQPAIAGEIVIDSPLESTDNFATIRTAKLEELKKYFDNGFITKEVYESECKNIFNQYPL